In Nicotiana tabacum cultivar K326 chromosome 21, ASM71507v2, whole genome shotgun sequence, one DNA window encodes the following:
- the LOC107782031 gene encoding uncharacterized protein LOC107782031, whose protein sequence is MPSYAKFMKKILSSKRKLEVTIMVKLNAHCNAILQNTIPQKCGDPGSFTIPFSLGSEKIDKALCDSGESINLLPLSVFRKLEGELGVIKSIPVSIQLADQTTILPERIIEDILVWVDKFVFPVDFTVVDMEVNKEMPLILGSPFLCTGKAILDIYEGQLMLRVGNEKVVFQMKRMIKYPNDVASDYSCFKMDVVGKLAEKYKFDKIMGDTLERCITQSSTVEDEDPKIKKDVEALETEDQVVDEEELKEEASKPNMELNGLPTHLKYAFLETNNFPVIIFADLTGTHERQLVKLLKKHKKAIGYSIVDIQ, encoded by the coding sequence ATGCCTtcttatgcaaagttcatgaagaaAATCTTGTCTAGCAAGAGAAAACTGGAGGTGACAATCATGGTCAAGCTGAATGCCCACTGCAATGCCATATTACAAAATACAATTCCCCAAAAGTGTGGGGATCCAGGAAGCTTCACCATACCATTCTCGTTGGGGAGTGAAAAAATCGATAAGGCCCTCTGTGACTCTGGTGAGTCTATAAATCTATTGCCTCTGTCTGTATTCAGGAAACTGGAAGGTGAGCTTGGAGTGATTAAATCAATACCAGTATCCATACAACTGGCTGACCAGACCACCATTTTACCTGAGAGGATCATTGAGGATATTCTAGTGTGGGTGgacaaatttgtgttccctgtaGACTTTACTGTGGTAGATATGGAGGTGAACAAGGAAATGCCTCTAATTCTAGGGAGTCCATTCTTATGTACAGGCAAAGCTATCCTTGATATCTATGAAGGGCAACTTATGCTCAGAGTGGGCAACGAAAAAGTGGTGTTCCAGATGAAAAGAATGATAAAATACCCTAATGATGTGGCGTCCGACTACTCGTGTTTCAAGATGGATGTTGTTGGAAAATTGGCTGAAAAATACAAGTTTGACAAGATTATGGGGGATACTCTCGAGAGGTGTATTACTCAGTCTAGCACAGTGGAGGATGAAGatcctaaaataaagaaagatgtTGAAGCTCTTGAAACTGAGGATCAAGTGGTTGATGAGGAGGAATTAAAAGAGGAGGCTTCTAAGCCTAATATGGAATTGAATGGCCTCCCCACTCACTTAAAATATGCTTTTCTTGAAACTAACAATTTTCCCGTGATTATTTTTGCTGACTTGACAGGTACACATGAGCGACAGCTGGTGAAGCTGCTGAAGAAGCACAAGAAGGCCATTGGCTATAGTATAGTTGATATTCAATGA